From one Cetobacterium somerae ATCC BAA-474 genomic stretch:
- a CDS encoding MATE family efflux transporter, with amino-acid sequence MDLVNENLNTCIKKIAIPSSIGFLFNTLFNITDTYFTGFISVKALAGLSLSFPVFFILISLGSGMGMGLSALISNAIGEKDKDKGIELAKDGILIGILTGLFISVIGLKFNRQLFLLMGAGEKELLLGMEYTKWIFIGAVFFCLNSIFNGILVAQGNTKVYRNFLIIGFLANVVLDPFFIFVLKTTTDGVAIATVLIQLVGSVYLYFKVKKSPLILKQNYNIKIPSIKNIKDILNQGLPASFNMMTIAVGVFVINHYIQKVGGSSAIASYGISTRIEQLILLPAIGLNSAALSISGQSFGAKKFDRIKQVFIKTMFYGFVIMTIGMLSISYLLPYLFSVFTKDLEVVEYGVSYFSIEKFTFNSYILINICDAVLRGLKFPKFSILIGIYRQFLMPILCFPILIKIFQGIQGIWIGILIINWSAGFLFLVYFIFVYKKIKEKRKS; translated from the coding sequence ATGGATTTAGTAAATGAAAATTTAAATACATGTATAAAGAAGATTGCGATACCTTCTAGTATTGGTTTTTTATTTAATACATTATTCAATATTACTGATACATATTTTACAGGGTTTATAAGTGTTAAAGCCTTAGCTGGTTTGTCATTATCTTTTCCTGTTTTTTTTATTTTGATTTCTTTAGGGTCTGGAATGGGAATGGGATTAAGTGCTTTAATTTCAAATGCTATTGGTGAAAAAGATAAGGATAAAGGAATAGAATTAGCAAAAGATGGAATCTTAATAGGAATCCTAACAGGATTATTTATTAGTGTAATAGGTCTTAAATTTAATAGGCAACTTTTTTTACTAATGGGAGCTGGAGAAAAAGAGTTGTTATTAGGAATGGAATATACAAAATGGATATTTATAGGGGCTGTATTCTTTTGTTTAAATTCTATATTTAATGGAATATTAGTAGCTCAAGGTAATACAAAAGTTTATAGAAATTTTTTAATTATAGGATTTTTAGCTAATGTAGTATTGGACCCATTTTTTATATTTGTTTTAAAAACAACAACAGATGGTGTAGCAATAGCTACAGTATTAATACAGTTAGTAGGAAGTGTATATCTGTATTTTAAGGTAAAAAAATCTCCCTTAATTTTAAAACAAAATTATAACATAAAAATTCCAAGCATAAAAAATATTAAAGATATTTTAAATCAAGGATTGCCAGCAAGTTTTAATATGATGACGATAGCTGTAGGAGTTTTTGTGATAAATCATTATATACAAAAAGTAGGTGGGAGCTCAGCTATTGCATCATATGGAATATCAACTCGTATAGAACAATTAATATTATTACCAGCGATTGGTTTAAATAGTGCAGCTTTAAGTATAAGTGGTCAAAGTTTTGGTGCAAAAAAATTTGATAGAATAAAGCAAGTTTTTATTAAGACGATGTTTTATGGTTTTGTAATAATGACTATCGGGATGCTAAGTATAAGTTATTTATTACCTTATTTATTTAGTGTATTTACTAAGGATTTAGAAGTTGTAGAATATGGAGTAAGTTATTTTTCAATAGAGAAATTTACGTTTAATTCATATATTTTAATAAATATATGTGATGCGGTTTTGAGAGGTTTAAAATTTCCTAAATTTTCGATTTTAATTGGAATATATCGGCAATTCTTAATGCCTATATTGTGTTTTCCTATATTAATAAAGATTTTTCAAGGTATTCAAGGTATTTGGATAGGGATTTTAATTATAAATTGGAGCGCAGGTTTTTTATTCTTAGTATATTTTATATTTGTATATAAAAAAATAAAAGAAAAAAGGAAGAGTTGA